The genomic segment TGTTGTGAAGGGTTTGGGACAACTGTGTCGTACTTAGTTTGACTCCTCACCTTCTCATGGGGCGTCCACTATTTCTTGCATGCTGCAAAGACAGCAAGAGCCAAGAGGTGCTTGTAGTCAGGGGCGGGCCCACGTGGGatcaattttttcaaaaaaaactaTATGTCATCTTTTCTGTGGCCTAACCGCCCAGCGCCCAAGCTCAATATCCGACATCCCAAGGCTCAAAACCCGATGCCCGAGGTGCCTAGTCGCTCGTAAAACCATCGCtaatcatattttctttattttattctctttttaattcccTTTCCGTTtctattcattttattttctctcatctacaACAGTTTCCATTTGAGTGGAATCGCGAagtaaaaggagagagaatctcgtcctgaagagaatgactttgggaatcccttcgtgatgggaaccgtgaagagaaaccgttggagcactgaagggaatgaaaatctcttcacgacgggattttcgcccctgaagggaaaccgttgggcGTAGTCTAAGAGTCCAGTACTTTAGATCTATTTGGTTGGATTGAGACTTTgagtttttgggtttttttttctagttgttGATTTTTTAATTGACTTTACCAATAGAATTTTAGCTTCTCAATACATCAAAAACCAGAAAAGTTTCACTCAATCAGCTTCtgagtttttagtttattttctcagaagTCAGCTTTTCAATTTTCTAAAAGACAACTCACAGCTGGGTTGTTTGGTTCGGCTTCTGGCTTTTGAGAAGTAGAAGCCCAGAAAAgctgaaccaaacacacccttagtaGCACCTATCTAGACTGGTTGTCACCTGACTTGGCCCAAACGCAAGGGTCCAGCCGTCCACACGAGTCATGAGATGGAGTCTGAGCATGGCCATGGCGGCGGTGGTGTGAGCACGTTCGTGGCACCGGCGGGGTGCAGTAGTGTGAGCACGTTCGTAGCAACTGAGCATCATCTTCTTTCTTTGGTACAGAACATTTGAATGACTGAATCTACATTAACTCAAACGAGAACAATAACACTAGCTTAGttattactccctccatttttcAAGTAATTGCCTCACACAACGCTTACAAATATTATGCAGTTGTAGTTGTCAGCAGATTCCTAAACTCGCCGTTATATCATGTCAGCACCGGCTTGGAACCACTTGATAGCTGTGGCTGCTTCGTCTTTGGTCCTTAGTAGCACGATCCACATATATCGTGTCAGATCATctatgaggaggaggaagtacTTACGACCCCCGGGAGTGGTCGGAGTGATCTAATCATAGAGATCGGCATGCACCAGGTCGAGTCGCTCCTGCACGTGGTATCAGGCCTGCGATAGGATCAGCATGTGGCATTGCTTGCCGGCGAGGCAGGCGTCGCATAGTTGATCTACATGGTGCAGGTGAGGCAGGCCACGTACAATGCCCTCCTTTCTAGCTTCAACAATGAGCCAAACCCAAGTGGCCATACCGAGCATGTCAATGCCATGACTCGTCACTGAACAAAGCAGACAAGCATACATACTGTGCAATGGTTAGTGGCAACACATATAGTCTGTTAGCATTCCGTGGTACCTTAGCAAGAAGCTGTTGTTGACTATCCCAGAGGTGCAACACTCTATGTTCTCGTCGAGCTGACCAATGCTCATTATGTTGCTGCGCAGACGTGGGATGAAGTACACGCGTTCCGCAGAGCATGTTGCGTCCTTCCTTGCTAGTGAAGATCACGGTGTTGCGCCCATGAATTTCAACGATGGAGCTGTCCCCAAACATGACGGAGCTTGCGACGCTGCGATCTAACGCCAAGAATGTGAGGGCATCACCGGTCATATGGCTCAACGCACCTGTGTCCAGATACCACAATGCATCGTGCTCGACTGGCTACGCTTCAGTGCACAGGTCGACGATGACTCACCGTCCGTTCAGGAAGACCTGCTCGTTGACCGGCAGCGGTGCCGACAACCATGGATGACACCAGCTGCGCCATCAACAGTGTGGGTTCCTCGTCGTCGTAGGCCTCCTACATGAGGTTTGTCGTGGTTGTCTCGTGCTTCTTCTTCATGCAGTCATGCTCCTAGTGCCCCACCTTATTGCAGTAGTGGCACTCGTCCTTGGATACATCACGTGGGGTGGGCAACTCTTGCCATATTAGGGCGCGCCCGACTCTTGCCTCAGCGTCGGTTGCCATGTACCGACTTGGATCCTGTCAACGGCCCCTTGCTAGTTTGGCAAAGTTTGAGGTGCCCCACCAGATCCTCCAGCTCAGATAGGAGCAGCTTGCCATCATCACTACCAAACCCCATCGATGTGCCACCACCGTCCTCACAATCTTCAGCCACCTTAAGTTGACTAGTTAGTTCCTCGATAGTCATTGTCTCAAGATCGAGCAACGTTTCGATTGAGAGCGCAATCTGTGAGAATCTTGCCGACACGACCTGTAGGAACTTGCGGACCACCTTCTCTTGGCTTTGCTCATCACTGAGGGTGCTCAGTTTATTTGCAAGCCCCATGATATGCATCGGGACTGATCGATGGTCTCATGTCACAGAACGTGATACCGTCAAAGTCTTGGCGCAGCTGCTGCGCCTTGGCCTTGCGAACTCGATCGCTACCGACGTACATCATGAGATAGGCCTTCACAAATTTTCCcacggctcaccacaagcacgggagctcgtCAGCGACACCTAGCCGACCGGGAGGCTTCAcccccaagagtaacaaatgtttcacgaacttcttgccgatgaactcaagtgctcaagaatagagtttagctcacttgcactcaatctttcaatctctcaacctaactaacttcttctcaaatcacacactagatcggagtgggagggagttctttagGCTCTAAAAGGTGTTCTCTTTCATGCTCTAGCAACTACACAAAGGAGGAGGGTgaagggtatttatacccaacccctaaaaactagccgttacaacatTTTTTGCGTTGATCCAGAGTGTCCGGGTTAATCCGGAGTTTCCGGGTAAACTAAAAAGGCCCAGACCGAGACCCCAACTAGGAACCTCACCCAAAGTATCTagaatccagagtatccgggtcaacccagagtatctgggtaaACCAAAAAGGCCCTAACAGATCACTCAGCTCGGAACCTCACATGGAGACTCTggacaacccagagtatccgggtcaactcaGAGCATCCGAGTTTAGCACAGCTGGCTCTCTAAAaatgacgataacttttgatctcgaagtccgatttcgacgattttagactctatagaaagcttattcagagggctacatatcTCAACTGAATTCATAACCTCAAACACATTGAATCAAAATAGGAGCACTCTAAAACCCAATTCAGACACTTTTACACTTTCCCCACTAGGCTCCTAAAGCTAACTCTCACttgggttggttagaaaactcttgagcaaTGAGGCATGAAAATTAACTCTatattgcatccctcttaatagtgcaacCTACATATACTCattttcaaagataaaactcgtttgaaccaatttgagccttttacTACCTTCAAGTAccccttctttctttcaaactttgagggttgccaactttcatatattcttcactctatctcttcttgattcttcatataattgatgcgaatcactcatagcttcccatggtcTCACACGGTTCATTGGCGCAGATCCTCAacttgctcttcaccaccgccttggtcctttggCGCTAAACCATTTGCTTGCACTTCACAACTGAATGGTCTATCGTagtcgagtcttgcttgcccttcaccgtattgccatagaaaaccactttgtattcaacatattcaaggaattcactttatcaaatatgaagtccacttttgttcttcactttggcatatatgatttcagttaaacttatgccttcttatagatcttaacctcaactcactctcaagtacaaagcacacgggttagtccataaaacttaattgacaattttatatatttagttacttgatctccacaagtaacttagccttttgcttcaagcttttctttgggtttttccttcttcttatgagcgtcactaagatctcaatgactttgatgcaattttTTGAACTCATAATATTTCTCAATCAATTCATGCTTCattacttatgcatctcctatgtaATAGCCTAATaacaatttttaatataattgttTGTCCATATATATTGTCATtgacttacccgagcatcacttagacctcattcatcttgatgcatatcccttctccatacatcacctatggaataacctactaacaatttttaccaccattgttagtctataagtattgtcattaattaccaaaatcacacataagggTTAAATACACTTTCAACGACATCAAGTAAGAATAGGCTTTTGTTGACTAGTTTGATGAAGCAAAGCATGCAATTTGTTCAATCTTCTTGAGTTAAATGCAACTATTGTAAACTAGTGTAATTTTAAAATGTGTATACATACCAGTGGATTCATACTTTCTGCAAGAACATGTTATGGTCATATCGTCTGAGTTAGTGCAACTATTGCTTCATCTTGAAATTTCATTGGTATAACCTTGTAAGTCATTATTGTCTCTTAGTTTGTAGTAGCTTCACTCTTTTAAATTGCTCCTCAAAATCTGAATAAAACCTCCTTGTATATGACTCAGTTGTAGTCGTCAACATAGGTAAATCTCGAATATAAGTAATCGAGATAGTGTGTTGTGACTAATAGTCTGCATCTAACTCATTTTCACTTAGACTAGCAGCACACTTCTCACATTCTACTAGGAGTTCCGAAATACAGAGTTTTCTACGAAACATTTTCTTGAAAACATTATTCATACCTTCACTCTTTTGAGTTGAGGTCATATTAGTAGTAAAAGTGTCACGGATGACAGTAACCCACTTCTCCCATAAATCATATAGGTTTCTCATCCATGAGTTCTCCTCAAATTTGTACCTACTCAACAATCCATGCCATATTTTGTTGAAGTATGCCACTGACCTTTCTTCACAGACACATCTCTTAAATTTAGTAAGAAACTGAGGATGATAAGCAATTACATGACTAAGATGTTTAGCTGCATTCATATAAATGTACCATAAACAAAGACGATGCCTTGTGCTTGGGAATACAAAGCTAATTGTTGTTGAAATGGCAGTGCATTGATCCATGAAAATTGTGCTAGGATGCTTGCCTGATATTGCTGTTAGAAATGTATTGAAAAGACAAACAAATGATTCAATAATTTCATTAAATAACAGTGCAACCCCAAAAATAATTGTTTGGTTATGATTGTTGGTTCCAAGGAATGGAGCAAAAGACATTTCAAACTTGTTAGTCTGAAACGTGGTGTCAAACTACATAGCATCACTAAAGCATGCATAATCCATGATAGCCTGGCCATCTACCCAGAAGAAATTATCTATCTGACCATCCTCCTCATCCAATTGTATGGCATAAAAAAAGCAGGATCGTCTATTTGCTTATTCTTCAAGTATTCCAATAGCGTTTGCGCATCATTGGATGCCAAATACTTGTGCTCGCGACCATTCTGATTATTGCAATCCATCCGCAAGACGGGTACATTCTCAGCCTCTCCATACCACTACTTGAAAAACTCAAATACTTAGGTTGGCTTCATTCTAGCTTCTCGTATTTGACCAATTAGCAATTTATCCGCCTCAATAATATGTCATTGGAACCTCAACTTGTGTGCCTTGTTTGGATTAGCAAGATAATGACTGTGTTCGAGCACAACCTTTTGCACTATCCAAAGTCCCTTTCTACAAATTCTGAATTGAACACCGGCATCGCAACACGTCCTAATAAtagcattttctttcaaaatgtGATGTGATGAGTGAGCACCTCGTTCCCCTTGGTTACTGCAAACTATATGCTTTTGATATATAATTTTATCTCCTCTCCTACTTGTGTAGCTCTTTCTAATACTAAACCCAATCTTTTTGGCATAGGAGTTGTAATTTCAACTTAAAGAACAACTAAAGCTTGACCAAGCTTATCGTTCACCTGCAGTACAATAGGACAAAAATTAAAATGATCTAActacaataaaaaattatgttacaATAGGACAAAAATTAAAATGATCTAActacaataaaaaattatgttacGCTCAACTCTGTTAGCTCTGGTTACCTCACTTGATGATTCCTTAGGTCCCATGGTTTCATGGTATTTCTAAAACTGACATGGCTTATTAGCAATTATGCTAAAATGATACAAATTAGTGTATAAAGAACTATTGCCAAGAACAACCAGTGAGCAGGGAAGCAGCTGACATGAACATATAAAGCACGCACACCATGATGGCTGTCCTGCCATGGAACATTGGCTCGTCGTGCACGCTAGAGCTCATGTACAGCACGTCTAGTTCATTTTCACTGGTGTTGCCGCCGCACGTAGCCTCAGTTGGTCGCAGCCCATTGGGAACTGCCTGCTTGTCGATATCAGCGACGCCGGGCTGCTCGTCGTGGACGGGCTACTCGACGATCTCAACATAGCCGAGCTGCTCGTCGTGGACAGGTTGCTCATCCATCTCGGCGACATCCGACTGCTCGTCGTGAACGGGCTGCTAGACGATCTCGACATAGCCGTGCTGCTTGTAGTACTCTTTCACTACGTGACGAATCATAACCATCATTAATGATAGATCTTACATCTGTTATTCTGAACGTATTACTAATTAGttattattagtgataggttaagatctatcactaatgagtatattagtgataggtcgtaaCTGTGACCTGTCGTAACAGTGATCCattactaatgactgaacataagTGGCAGATCGTAATAgtaactcatcacttatgactgatgaactTTTTTCGTGTTTTtagatagaaaaaaatcaatcatGTAGCTATGATAAAatcagatattttatccttttaatcttCTGTGCTagaggtcataggtgacgggttataaacGTGACGGTCGTAAttttaacccatcactaaagattgattttgccaaattttgcaatttaatAGGTGACCTAGAGTGTCTTCGGTAAAacgggcgtaacttttgcatacaaactccgatttagattttttttgactctacggccATCTAGAGAAAAatttacatccgtttctccctaACTTTATCGGGTTCAaaaattttgaggccaaattcggcctagaagattgagttctcatccTTTGAAGTTTCTACACTATTTTTAAAACTTGTTTTTATATCCATAGCCGCCACTCCTTACATCAaccttgagcagaaatatataatgattcttattctagtgctactgagatgagaaaaaataggagaaaaataaaattaaaataaaaaatatagcatcatgctatgcacatatttactatatatagGCATTCTACACATAATTACTATTGGTATGCACTTTGCTTTGTTTCATAGGCATTCTAATGCCAATACATATAGTAAGAAGTAAACAATTTTCTCTAACTTAAGTTAAACACTATGTAACATCGAAAACAGAACCCATAAATATAATCCCAAAGAAACATCGATATTTAGAACAATTGGACACTACAATGCACAACATTATCAATTGCATGTACATCAAACAATAATCCCATATCCAGATACTAACCAAAACTTAGATTCAGACATCAAACAACAATACCATTATGTAAACCGAAACTGAGCCTAACATTTATGAATACCATTGTATAAACTAAAACTGAGcctaatagtgacgggtcaaattgtgatccatcactaatgactagcctagcatgacccgtcactaataattaatTTACGATGATATGTCACTGAtaaatcatcattagtgacggatcgcaacataactcgtcactaatgactggtcactgatgatccgtcactgatgagtcatcattagtgacggatcataactacgacccatcactaattttatatcttctatatctatttttttatatagtggTTGTGGACAGATTGCTCATCCATCTCGGCGACATCGGACTGCTCGACGATCTCGTCCAGGAGTCTATCCATGGATGGATGGACTGCAGACGATAGCACAAAGGCTGGCGATCTCCGGATGCTTTGGCGATCATGCACGAACGTTGCAGAAAGGATGATCGTCTCGTGCATGCAGACGGTTTCTTTTCTTGTTAGATAAATATCCTATTTTGTTAGCCTCATGTATGGGAATCTCACAGCGTATCCTATTCTGTTACCCAATAGCTACAGTTTCCTTTTTTTGATTGATGGGTCGGCTCGCAGGCTGTGCGGCTTGTTTCACTTGGCTTGCCTCGCTAGCTTTGAGATGGATACTGGGACACGTGTGGCGAACATCCGGGCGGTGGTGCAAAAAGGAGGGATTTGCAGCACGATtccatagattttttttttcctaaaaaaccTGGCCTTCAGACACACTTCTACATCGATCTTTTTTCATTCTTTCCATCTTTTATTCATGTACACACATCTGACAATAAGAgctagccatgcatgcatgcacgcgcgTGCATGCATACGGACGTCCTTGGTTAACTCTACACCCAGAGCGCGCCGGCGCTCATGAGCATGGGCACGAGCTCGCCGTCGAGGTGCAGCGCCATGACCCTGTTGGTGCCGCCGACGAGGTTCCCGCCCACGAACACCGCCGGCACGGAGGGGCCGCCGCCGAGCCTCCTGGCGAGCTCGCGCTCAATCTCCCGGCCTCGGGGGTCCCTGTCCAGCTCGTGCACGGCCGCGTTCACTCCCAGGTTGCCCAGGAGCGACGTTACGGCGTGGCACATGCCGCACTCGCTCGCCGTGAACACCACCACCGCACGCTCCGACGCCAGCTTCGCCACGCTATCCATTGGCAGCTTCCGCTTACGGTGCCCGGAAGGTTCTAGAGGCTTCCAGTCTCTTCCTTAGGTGAGATTAGTTATTGGAAGGTGATGTGTTGTTTTTTGCTGCTGGACGGGTGCATGGTTCGCCTTTTATAAGCTGGAAAAGCTGATTCCATCTACTTGCACTCTTGGATTAAGATTCTTGATTATTGCTAAACCTGTTAATATGCCTGGAACATAGCTAGATTTGGTTGTTCTATAATAACTAACAAATGATTCTTCTCATCCAGTGCGGAGCGGAGCAGGTTAAAGATTGGAAAGTTTTGGATAAGAATCCATCTTGCCGTTCGTGCATGAGGACCCTTGGAATGTTGGAATCTTTCCTCATGACTCACGACTCATGAGTCACGACTCACGAGTTGGCTTTTGCAAtttgtttcagaaggtgacctCTTGCAAAATTTCCTACATATGCCTAGACCTGATAAAAGAAGGATCTTTTCAAAGGCATGAGCCAAAGTACTAAAGTATATTGGTACACGTCAGCTATCTCAGAAATTGTCTTATGCAATGTCATGCATTTTAAGTGATGTGGAGCAAAGAGAGGGAGGTGAGAGAGATGTTGTTATTTCGCGAAGCAACGGTGTCATAAACTAAAATTTAAGACTATGAGACTACTTTTCAAACTATTGTACGAGTTGTTATTGGCATATAATCATAATATTCAGTTCTTAAATTACAGAAATACTATAAGATAACTGAAAAGGCGTACAATTCATTGTAAGAGTTATCTGTTTAATCATCTCAAAATTATATGTCAATGCATTAGGTGGCCTATAAGACGGCACCAATGTACTTATATGGAGATTTTTTCGAGGTGGAAATGCTGAGCTACAATTTGTAAGCATACATTTTTTCAGAGTAAAAGGTCAGAtgtacacatgcacacactacaCTCACACGCCATACACACCCACGTGGGTGTGTCATATTGTATCACACGTTTAAACAAGATTTAAGACATAACCTCACCTAGTGTAGACACATGTATTGACCACTGAACACACTCATGTGTGCATGCATATACTATTCCTTTTCGGGAATTAACCATAAGAAAGTATGAGCACATGTGCTGATTCTAAGACTCAAACCCGGATAGATAGATTCTACCATAAGAATCCTAACTAACTAAGCTACACTTAGTTCGCTATAGGCATACATTCTTGAAGTGTATACATGTATGCACTAACACTTGCACATTTAGATTCAAGTAATGAAGTGTTCTTTGTGTGGAACACGCAAAAACTTTACATGCCAAATTTATAGAAAGAAATATGCCAAAAATGGGGACACATTTACAACACGCTTTAGGTCGAACACGCATAGGCCAAAAATAATTTGATTCAAGAACTAAAGTATTCTTTTTTCGAACACAAAAGTTTTGCGTGTCAAATTTATAGAAATAAATGCTCAAATGGGCACACATTTACAACACGCATTGGGCCGAGCGAATAAGCCACACAATATATAGTTTGATTCAAGTACTGAAGTACACCTGCAATTCGAACGACCGAGCATTTATGGTCAAGTGCTGTACTTGTATTCAACATTAACACCACTCAACTTCATCTATGAGAAAACAAATAGATATGTATATTAGTTTATATATGATAAGTTATTGATAAAGATTGAGTTGAGTGGAGTATGATTTTAttatgtgaaaaataaataaaggagaTATGAAATTAGTAACAAGTTGTAACATGattcgtcactgatgataatagtgataggtcgtagttgtgacccgttactaatgataatTTATCAGTGACGTTTCATCCTATGccaattattagtgacgagtcaggttgtaacctatcactaataaccactcattagtgatgggtcattctagaccaatcattagtgatgagtcaagttatgacccgtcactaacaaCAGTATTCATAGATACTTGGCTAAGTTTcggttacatgatggtattgttGCTTATAAGTTCTGTTTTCGATGTTACATGATGTTTAATTTAAGTTAGAGAAAAGTAGTTACTGCTTACTACAAACCAAAGTGTATACAAGTAGCAATTGTGCGTAGAATGcctatatagtaaatatgtgcatagcataatactatattttttatttttctctttttttctcacctcagcagcactataataggaatcattgtatatttttgcttaagtttgatgtaaggtgtgacgGCTACGGACACAAACGCGTGTTCCGAAAATGGTGTAGAAAATTCAGGGGCAAGAACTCAATTTTTTAGGCCGTATTTAGTCTCGAAAGTTTTTCCAAACCTAACATAGTCAGGAAGAAATGGatataactttttctatagatgtcagTAGAGTAAACAAAACGTTGAAATTAAAGTCCACATGCAAAAGTTATATATGTTTTACCGAAGACACTTCAGATCACACTCACCACGTCAGCGAGTCTACACGTGTTCACTTCTATCGTAAGAAGTATCATAGCCCCTACATGCAATGAATCACTAATAGATCGTGTATGTCACTATGTTTGATTGTagcatataaatatatgtattgctttaatcaataattaatatatTCAGTAGTTATTCTCCAAACAAATTTGatatatacttttttttaaaaaatgtgtACATGGGTAGACCATGCCCTCACTTAGCCCGTCCCTGCCGAGCAGGCGTGTACTGGTATCAATCATGGGGCACTCTAAGGTAAGCCTTGTACCGTGGGTTctacttcagagttcagaccgGGACATCCAACCGTACGGATCAGGAAAAAGAAATGCAACTTGTACGCCGCAGATCGATGCGAATCTCGCCCGGCAAACGTCGGCGAGGCACGTATGGCCGCACGCCGGTTGCCGAGCGGTGGTTTAACTAATTTCTTGTTCAGATCGACCAAAGAAGAAAGGTTCGGTTCAGAAGATATGCATATAGCATCTGCACTGTGCAGCTCCACCTGTGGTCTCGGTCGATCTCTTCGGTGCTTATCGGAATCTATATATCCGGATCGATTCGCGCGATCTTTGTCATCGATCTCTATATCTTCATTCATGCTACTTGTCAACGGACCGCCACCAGGATGCGATGCCGCGGCGGCCCGGCGACGGCCGGCGTCGGTGCGCGCGGTTTCGGGATTTGGATGTGCACCGGACCTGgacacgcatgcatgcacgaGGAGCCAGCGAACGAATTAAAGATCGCTCGATGCTGACGAGGTATAAGCATCGATCTTGTATTTAGAATAAGTAGAAATATGTTTTGATTTATTTaggatgagtgattgataagtttATAGTTTTGGTTCGATGAGTTTTAAGTTGTATGAGTATGTCTATATGTTGTAAATATAATCATATTAGACTAAAGGTGAAAAGGAAATGGAGTTTAtgttttgtctctgagtccagaaaaattgtacTTATCGAGTGATCCGATGTGTAGGAAATTAT from the Phragmites australis chromosome 19, lpPhrAust1.1, whole genome shotgun sequence genome contains:
- the LOC133900783 gene encoding glutaredoxin-C10-like, with protein sequence MDSVAKLASERAVVVFTASECGMCHAVTSLLGNLGVNAAVHELDRDPRGREIERELARRLGGGPSVPAVFVGGNLVGGTNRVMALHLDGELVPMLMSAGALWV